A DNA window from Paenibacillus andongensis contains the following coding sequences:
- a CDS encoding aldehyde dehydrogenase family protein: protein METMTKNNKMFLAGQWVLRENTMDVCDPQDNRLIATVPAASIVDMAFAIEEAQEGFRVCSELPIHERIAILQRAADWVDEHKEEYAVTISSEGSKTIKEARKEVRRCVETLRISAEEARRLNGETIPFDQMPGSENRFGYYYRSPIGIIGAITPFNDPLNLVAHKVGPAIAAGNAIIVKPAPATPLSALMLAEAFDKAGLPAKVLSVITGNASEIGDVLVTHPYVRMISFTGGLKTGKAIMQKAGLKKMGMELGSNSPVIVLNDADINDAVESNVSGAFWAAGQNCLGVQRIYVQEDVYDTFVAQFVGKTKQYRVGSKLSEDTDMGPMINEREAKRVESWVNEAVDRGGKLLCGGKRDGAFYEPTVMTDVPKDCRLVMEEVFGPVVTIFRVADLEEAILEANSVDFGLQAGIFSRDIEKVFHAVRKLDVGGVMVNDSSDYRIDAMPFGGVKGSGIGREGVKFALQEMTEPKVVCIRMSR from the coding sequence TAACAAGATGTTTTTAGCTGGGCAATGGGTGCTTCGGGAGAACACAATGGATGTTTGTGATCCACAGGATAACCGGTTGATCGCGACAGTGCCGGCTGCTTCCATAGTGGATATGGCATTCGCCATCGAAGAGGCTCAAGAAGGGTTTCGTGTTTGCTCCGAACTCCCGATACATGAGAGAATCGCTATCCTCCAACGAGCTGCCGACTGGGTAGACGAGCATAAGGAAGAATACGCTGTCACGATTTCCTCAGAAGGCAGTAAAACGATCAAGGAAGCGCGGAAAGAAGTAAGAAGGTGCGTTGAAACTTTGCGGATCAGTGCGGAGGAAGCAAGACGCTTGAATGGAGAGACGATTCCTTTCGATCAGATGCCCGGAAGTGAAAATCGGTTCGGCTACTATTACCGTTCCCCGATCGGTATCATTGGCGCCATTACGCCGTTTAATGATCCTTTGAATCTTGTTGCCCATAAAGTAGGCCCGGCCATCGCAGCGGGCAATGCGATTATCGTGAAGCCAGCGCCAGCCACGCCATTAAGCGCGCTTATGCTGGCGGAAGCGTTCGACAAGGCGGGGCTGCCAGCCAAAGTCCTGTCTGTGATCACAGGCAATGCAAGTGAAATCGGCGATGTGCTGGTAACACACCCGTATGTAAGAATGATCTCCTTCACAGGAGGACTGAAGACAGGCAAAGCGATTATGCAAAAGGCAGGCTTGAAAAAAATGGGCATGGAGCTGGGCTCCAACTCGCCGGTTATCGTTTTGAACGATGCGGACATCAACGATGCTGTAGAATCCAACGTTTCCGGAGCTTTCTGGGCAGCTGGCCAAAACTGTCTGGGCGTACAACGCATTTATGTGCAAGAGGATGTATATGACACGTTTGTAGCTCAATTCGTTGGGAAAACAAAGCAGTACCGCGTTGGCAGCAAATTATCGGAAGACACAGATATGGGCCCTATGATCAACGAAAGAGAAGCCAAGCGTGTTGAAAGCTGGGTGAATGAGGCGGTAGACCGCGGAGGGAAGCTGCTTTGTGGTGGAAAGCGGGACGGTGCTTTCTACGAGCCGACAGTTATGACAGACGTTCCGAAGGACTGCCGCTTGGTGATGGAAGAGGTTTTTGGTCCGGTCGTCACCATCTTTCGCGTAGCCGATCTGGAAGAGGCGATTCTCGAAGCAAACAGTGTTGATTTCGGTCTGCAGGCAGGCATATTCAGCCGCGATATTGAAAAAGTATTCCATGCCGTGCGTAAGCTGGATGTCGGAGGCGTGATGGTAAATGACAGCTCGGATTACAGAATCGACGCGATGCCGTTTGGCGGTGTAAAAGGTTCGGGAATCGGCAGAGAAGGCGTGAAATTCGCCCTCCAGGAAATGACGGAGCCGAAAGTTGTTTGTATTAGGATGTCCCGCTAA
- a CDS encoding YitT family protein, protein MNEHLKNGAAIFAGSAIMGFGINYFNTANGLAEGGITGVSLLLKYMFGWETGITNFLLNLPLFFIGWKVLGRRSFAYTVFATLMFSLFVYVFRNIHFVMNDLLLASLYAGVTVGVGLGIVFRFGGTSGGTDILAQVLKKYLGWPIGRSVFIFDSFTIILSLIYLDRERAMYTIVAVFVGSRLIDYVLEGTGKGKAAIIVSQHAEEISNRIHTELERGTTFFYGKGGYSDTDKKIIYCVVSRSEVGRLKKLVYATDRQAFVTLNDVFEVFGEGFNIMQEKA, encoded by the coding sequence ATGAATGAGCATTTGAAAAATGGAGCCGCCATATTCGCTGGTTCAGCAATCATGGGCTTTGGCATCAACTATTTCAATACGGCTAATGGGCTGGCTGAAGGGGGTATTACAGGAGTCAGCTTATTGCTGAAATATATGTTCGGTTGGGAAACGGGAATAACTAATTTTTTGCTGAACCTTCCGCTTTTTTTTATAGGTTGGAAAGTGTTGGGTCGAAGATCATTCGCTTATACCGTCTTTGCAACACTGATGTTTTCACTCTTTGTTTACGTATTCAGAAACATTCATTTTGTAATGAATGATCTTCTTTTAGCTTCCCTATACGCAGGTGTAACCGTGGGGGTAGGCCTAGGGATCGTCTTTCGCTTTGGAGGAACAAGCGGCGGTACGGATATTCTCGCTCAGGTGCTGAAAAAATATTTGGGCTGGCCTATCGGAAGAAGTGTGTTTATATTTGACAGCTTTACGATTATCCTCTCTCTCATCTACTTGGATAGAGAGAGAGCGATGTATACGATCGTAGCTGTATTTGTAGGCTCCAGATTGATCGATTACGTGCTGGAAGGAACGGGAAAAGGCAAAGCGGCCATCATCGTGAGTCAGCATGCAGAAGAAATATCAAATCGCATTCATACTGAGTTGGAAAGAGGCACCACTTTTTTTTACGGAAAAGGTGGTTACAGTGATACGGATAAAAAAATCATTTACTGTGTTGTTAGCCGCTCCGAAGTAGGTAGGTTAAAAAAGCTGGTGTATGCTACAGACCGGCAAGCATTTGTTACTTTGAATGATGTATTTGAGGTGTTTGGAGAAGGCTTCAATATCATGCAGGAAAAGGCGTGA
- a CDS encoding amino acid permease: MRSISGSEQNSLKRTMKSRHLFMISLGGVIGTGLFLSTGYILNQAGPGGAILAYLFGGLIMYLVMLCLGELSVAMPITGSFPVYAAKFIGPATGFTIGWLYWLTWVVTVGSEFTAAGLLMQRWFPHVSVWIFSAIFAVMLFVLNAVTAKFFAESEFWISGFKVIVIIVFIVLGGAAMFGFIPMEGQSAPMLSNIFDKGGLFPNGFLPVLFVMISVNFAFSGTELIGVTAGETEDPDKSIPRSIRTVVWRTMVFFIGAIIVLAGLIPWQEAGVIESPFVLVFDKIGIPYAADIMNFVILTALLSVGNSGLYASTRMLWALSQEKMVSPWLGKITSRGVPMNALIVSMLVACLSLLSSVIAADTVYVVLIAISGFAVVAVWMGIVASQFMFRRQFLREGGNLKDLKYRTPLYPVVPIVAFLLCLASCVGLYFDPAQRIALYCGIPFVALCYLIYYLKNRNRKTEQGELR, encoded by the coding sequence ATGAGAAGCATTAGCGGAAGCGAACAAAATAGTTTGAAGCGTACGATGAAAAGTAGGCATTTATTTATGATTTCTCTTGGGGGCGTTATTGGAACGGGGCTTTTCTTAAGTACAGGATATATATTGAACCAAGCTGGACCCGGAGGGGCTATCCTTGCCTATTTGTTTGGCGGACTCATTATGTATCTGGTCATGCTTTGTCTCGGAGAGTTAAGCGTGGCTATGCCGATAACAGGTTCTTTCCCCGTATATGCTGCTAAATTTATCGGACCTGCAACCGGGTTTACGATTGGCTGGCTGTACTGGCTCACATGGGTTGTCACGGTAGGCTCCGAGTTTACAGCGGCCGGCTTGCTGATGCAGCGATGGTTTCCTCATGTATCCGTTTGGATATTTAGCGCAATATTTGCCGTCATGCTGTTTGTATTAAATGCAGTTACTGCCAAGTTTTTTGCGGAATCGGAGTTTTGGATTTCCGGCTTCAAGGTTATCGTCATTATTGTGTTTATTGTGTTGGGCGGAGCCGCAATGTTCGGGTTCATCCCTATGGAAGGCCAATCGGCTCCGATGCTAAGCAACATTTTTGATAAAGGCGGACTATTTCCAAATGGTTTTCTTCCTGTATTGTTCGTGATGATTTCGGTTAACTTTGCCTTCTCAGGAACTGAATTGATCGGCGTTACTGCCGGTGAGACGGAAGATCCGGACAAGAGCATTCCGCGTTCCATTCGTACAGTGGTGTGGCGCACAATGGTATTTTTTATCGGTGCAATCATCGTGCTCGCTGGTCTTATTCCCTGGCAGGAAGCCGGAGTTATTGAGAGTCCCTTCGTTCTAGTGTTTGACAAGATCGGGATTCCTTATGCCGCTGATATTATGAACTTTGTTATTCTAACAGCACTCTTGTCCGTTGGAAATTCGGGGTTGTACGCTTCGACGCGTATGCTGTGGGCGCTTTCCCAGGAAAAAATGGTCAGCCCATGGTTAGGAAAAATAACATCGCGCGGTGTTCCGATGAATGCGCTTATTGTCAGTATGCTTGTTGCTTGCTTGTCACTTCTCTCCAGCGTCATTGCTGCTGATACCGTCTATGTGGTGTTGATTGCTATCTCAGGCTTCGCTGTTGTCGCCGTGTGGATGGGCATTGTGGCTTCCCAATTTATGTTCCGCAGACAATTTCTGAGAGAGGGCGGAAACCTTAAGGATCTGAAATACCGCACTCCGTTATATCCGGTTGTACCTATCGTTGCTTTCTTGTTGTGTCTGGCTTCTTGCGTCGGTTTGTACTTTGACCCTGCCCAACGAATCGCTTTATATTGTGGAATTCCCTTTGTTGCGCTTTGCTACTTGATTTATTATTTGAAAAACAGAAACAGGAAAACAGAGCAGGGTGAGTTAAGATGA
- a CDS encoding NAD-dependent malic enzyme, which translates to MTGTASGSTSIVIRLEIAKDLVSFGQIATAIGDAGGDVVAIDVAQSSKAKTIRDITVHITDHQQTDVVVSAVSKLPGIQVKHVSDQTFLVHLGGKIETVPKMPIKNRDDLSRVYTPGVARVCMAIYEDPKKAYSLTIKRNTVAVVSDGSAVLGLGNIGPEAAMPVMEGKAMLFKQMANVDAFPICLGTQDTEEIIRIVKALAPTFGGINLEDISSPRCFEIEQRLIEELDIPVFHDDQHGTAVVLLAGLLNAVKVVKKELSRCKIVVCGIGAAGIACTKMLLASGAVNIIGVDREGAIVRGDMYSNPAWQWYADNTNPDRLRGTLSEVISGADIFIGLSGPKVLSVADVKKMAQDPIVFAMANPTPEIAPEEAEPYVRVMATGRSDYPNQINNVLCFPGLFRGVLDCRASRITEEMKLAAASAIASVVSEEELNEYYIIPSVFNQMVVEKVREAVISAAYQSGVARRNKGWEPAKEAAVLTANGGLA; encoded by the coding sequence ATGACAGGAACTGCAAGCGGAAGTACAAGCATTGTAATACGACTTGAAATTGCTAAGGATCTGGTAAGCTTCGGCCAAATTGCCACTGCGATTGGCGATGCCGGCGGAGATGTGGTTGCCATTGATGTAGCACAATCCAGTAAAGCGAAGACGATTCGAGACATTACGGTTCATATAACCGACCACCAACAAACCGATGTTGTTGTAAGCGCTGTTAGTAAATTGCCGGGCATACAAGTTAAACATGTATCTGATCAAACGTTTCTCGTACACTTGGGCGGGAAGATTGAAACCGTGCCGAAAATGCCGATCAAGAACCGGGACGATCTGTCGCGGGTGTATACACCGGGTGTGGCGCGGGTATGTATGGCTATCTATGAAGATCCCAAAAAAGCGTATTCGCTTACCATTAAGCGGAACACGGTAGCTGTTGTTTCGGATGGTTCCGCTGTACTCGGACTCGGCAACATTGGACCCGAGGCTGCGATGCCGGTGATGGAAGGGAAAGCCATGCTGTTTAAGCAAATGGCTAATGTCGATGCGTTCCCGATATGCCTGGGAACGCAGGATACGGAGGAAATTATCCGTATCGTCAAGGCGCTTGCCCCGACCTTTGGCGGCATTAATCTGGAGGATATATCTTCGCCACGTTGTTTTGAAATCGAGCAGAGGCTGATCGAGGAACTTGATATTCCTGTCTTTCACGATGACCAGCACGGTACGGCTGTCGTTCTGCTGGCCGGTTTGTTGAACGCCGTCAAGGTCGTGAAGAAGGAACTGAGCCGCTGCAAGATTGTCGTGTGCGGTATCGGCGCGGCAGGGATCGCATGTACCAAAATGCTGCTGGCTTCTGGTGCCGTTAACATTATTGGTGTGGATCGTGAAGGCGCCATTGTGCGAGGGGATATGTATAGCAATCCGGCCTGGCAGTGGTACGCAGACAACACGAATCCCGACAGGCTGAGAGGAACCTTGAGCGAAGTGATCAGCGGAGCCGATATTTTTATTGGCCTTTCGGGACCTAAAGTGCTAAGCGTTGCAGATGTGAAAAAAATGGCGCAGGATCCCATCGTATTCGCAATGGCTAATCCGACACCGGAAATCGCACCAGAGGAAGCGGAGCCGTATGTCCGTGTTATGGCGACAGGCAGGTCGGACTATCCGAACCAGATCAATAATGTGCTCTGCTTCCCAGGTTTGTTCCGAGGAGTTCTTGACTGCCGAGCATCGAGAATTACGGAGGAGATGAAGCTGGCAGCCGCAAGCGCGATCGCCTCCGTCGTTAGCGAAGAGGAGCTTAACGAATATTACATTATACCGAGTGTTTTTAATCAAATGGTCGTTGAGAAAGTACGTGAAGCCGTTATTTCCGCTGCGTACCAATCTGGAGTTGCAAGACGGAACAAGGGCTGGGAGCCTGCGAAAGAAGCCGCTGTTTTGACAGCTAACGGTGGGCTTGCATGA